The following proteins come from a genomic window of Lolium rigidum isolate FL_2022 chromosome 5, APGP_CSIRO_Lrig_0.1, whole genome shotgun sequence:
- the LOC124657428 gene encoding protein MEI2-like 6 → MAASSTSRLNPAAPSFVSSSTHLCSPPPFGLPMGCLLPPPPPPPCSLVGGIAPMGPSVFPTLPWLHVPAPAQVFCSPPACVVPVCPSTVPAYCTPPPQPPLPARRCTIKEIADDGSDESPKAEMEGEPSPRSVLTAWKPEAAASKRQKPAKVVHPGPKLRAAVPQLPHLPRGVVGSKPAFNPRSGKTSLMICNIPNYFSKRRLMEILDQHCAEENDKLAQRRSRPVLRSEYDFLYLPVDFRTRFNKGYAFVNMTTAPAARRLHAFLHGHSWAAVGSGKVCEVVHAKLQGVDAFAAHFSGSMFPCGDDRKEFLPVRFGPPRDGTRPTAERIIGTAVRPHNLR, encoded by the exons ATGGCTGCCTCCTCCACCTCTCGCCTGAACCCCGCTGCCCCTTCATTCGTCTCCTCTTCCACGCATCTCTGCTCCCCGCCTCCTTTCGGCCTGCCCATGGGCTGCCTCctcccaccgccaccgccgccgccgtgctccctcGTCGGCGGGATCGCTCCGATGGGTCCTTCCGTGTTCCCGACCTTGCCATGGCTGCATGTCCCCGCTCCGGCGCAGGTGTTCTGCAGCCCACCCGCATGCGTGGTACCTGTGTGTCCCAGCACGGTGCCGGCCTACTGCACACCTCCGCCGCAACCGCCCCTACCGGCGAGACGCTGCACCATCAAGGAGATTgccgacgacggcagcgacgagtCGCCCAAGGCGGAGATGGAAGGCGAACCATCCCCTCGCTCAGTCCTCACCGCTTGGAAGCCGGAGGCTGCCGCGTCGAAGCGCCAGAAGCCGGCGAAGGTGGTGCATCCGGGGCCGAAGCTGAGGGCGGCGGTTCCGCAGCTCCCACACCTGCCTCGCGGGGTCGTGGGCAGCAAACCGGCCTTCAACCCACGGAGCGGCAAGACTTCTCTCATGATCTGCAACATCCCCAACTACTTCTC GAAGCGCAGGTTGATGGAGATCCTCGACCAGCATTGCGCCGAGGAGAACGATAAGCTGGCCCAGCGCCGAAGCCGCCCCGTCTTGAGGTCGGAGTACGACTTCCTCTACCTCCCAGTCGACTTCAG GACAAGGTTCAACAAAGGCTACGCCTTCGTCAACAtgacgacggcgccggcggcgcgccggctgcACGCGTTCCTCCACGGCCACAGCTGGGCCGCCGTCGGCTCCGGGAAGGTGTGCGAGGTGGTGCACGCCAAGCTCCAG GGTGTGGACGCGTTCGCGGCGCACTTCTCCGGCTCCATGTTCCCCTGCGGCGATGACAGGAAGGAGTTCCTGCCGGTGCGCTTCGGCCCGCCGCGAGACGGCACGCGGCCTACGGCGGAGCGCATTATCGGCACTGCAGTTCGTCCGCACAACCTGCGCTGA